From one Mya arenaria isolate MELC-2E11 chromosome 4, ASM2691426v1 genomic stretch:
- the LOC128231846 gene encoding metabotropic glutamate receptor 2-like — protein sequence MLVWYLVLLIGLAHISWAQEDCDPLTACPSDDVAILPTNNQNANEHYYIGSMFSVHNEGTTPYECGNIRTRSFVNMEAFFWAIRKYQASAGLGNQVSVGGFAMDSCGRKERTVENVYSFDTCRSYYTGISPRNTVAFVGPDRSGSAIEAAALMHDLRRTQVSAAATSPMLSSDDYGFFLRTVPSDAVETLVMAKLLNFKGIKYVQVLYEDTEYGMGLFEAFQENAKAQDVCVTQSSMIDDNVAAFLKRSFDTKIVIVLADNSHARKVLEQVNIDSAIQNRMVFVGTSSWGKNTDVIQGLTAENSITVMLNTESYENLADVDEFWNYFYSLKPGSSTTTSRNNPWFNQFWEEMFDCRIDLNTCDIPNQNLRTKVPKGDTYIPFTLMAIDSIIRGVRDAATKYCGNVRPCSDLLNIDRGLKLFNYTLRSTDANQNRFFQNNGEAAPFYQRYKIVRIANGTYQDAMTYITERNGNTGFSGQYTFPVNSGCNEDPCRVCGETLDTTVAPLSSSTTPMPDSINYLAHKDAFYKALYGEIMSDFREPILTKAFKMNQEITGVWGRSEMQERLPGEDKTRFEIGQDWIIALGVCAGLGIVCVLVFEIYILYKLMGTKMGNHWRTMWLGQLLLLGIFLSFLVCFAYLPTPNKATCGITRFGVGLAYSICFAVLLVKLMVLLTSKTTADTLLPGDVDSPNYLRGIYQFLMFMFIVGVQVVIGAMWLILIPPEAVKVTSNNGDMVWICNHYTWTLENEFGWSNMTTFVRTNFENHLISLTYIMFLILLTVVIAMKSHGIITNHRESVFIGISAGFSVPVWIAWGLVGSLNKDHQYAQEFSDACEAFGLLITAAIILFSMFLPKVRQLVNMGVEGIYLEDDRDTYYAGSVVMAPPSYKSRPSSVVYVNGNGYNEPVVLGESNAVHLKHPGSTYSAPVYVKRPGDSISRGSGKVLRMTGDLTGKHPRENRKSTSEAGYVYTGSGYGGTMRKSRSESGGGTLRRAHSTQDLGAL from the exons ATGCTGGTGTGGTATTTGGTGTTGCTGATAGGCCTGGCGCACATTTCCTGGGCTCAAGAGGACTGTGACCCTTTAACAGCCTGTCCCTCAGATGATGTTGCCATTCTTCCCACGAACAACCAGAATGCCAATGAACACTACTACATAGGCAGCATGTTTTCTGTGCACAATGAGGGTACCACTCCGTATGAGTGTGGCAACATTCGCACGCGGAGCTTTGTCAACATGGAGGCCTTTTTCTGGGCAATAAGGAAGTACCAGGCTTCAGCAGGGCTTGGCAACCAGGTGTCTGTGGGTGGGTTTGCCATGGACTCCTGTGGCCGAAAGGAGAGAACAGTTGAAAATGTGTACAGCTTTGACACATGTAGATCCTACTACACTGGTATCAGCCCGCGCAACACAGTCGCCTTTGTCGGTCCTGACCGCAGCGGCTCAGCTATTGAGGCAGCTGCCCTGATGCACGATTTGAGGCGCACCCAGGTCTCAGCTGCTGCCACCTCTCCCATGCTCAGCAGTGATGATTATGGCTTCTTCCTGCGTACCGTGCCATCGGACGCTGTGGAAACTCTTGTCATGGCCAAACTGCTCAATTTCAAGGGCATCAAATATGTGCAGGTGTTGTATGAAGATACTGAGTACGGCATGGGGTTGTTTGAAGCCTTCCAAGAGAACGCAAAAGCCCAAGATGTCTGTGTCACCCAGTCCTCAATGATTGACGACAATGTTGCTGCCTTCCTAAAGAGGAGCTTTGACACCAAGATTGTCATTGTTCTTGCTGATAATTCCCACGCAAGAAAAGTTCTCGAGCAAGTCAACATCGACTCTGCAATCCAGAACAG GATGGTTTTTGTGGGAACTTCTTCCTGGGGAAAGAATACAGATGTGATCCAGGGACTTACAGCAGAAAACTCCATCACTGTCATGCTGAACACTG AGAGCTATGAAAACCTTGCTGATGTTGATGAGTTTTGGAACTACTTCTACTCCCTTAAGCCAGGCAGTAGTACAACAACTAGCCGCAACAACCCATGGTTCAACCAGTTTTGGGAGGAGATGTTCGACTGTCGCATTGACCTTAACACATGTGACATCCCCAACCAGAATCTGCGAACCAAGGTTCCCAAGGGCGACACCTACATTCCATTCACCTTGATGGCCATAGACTCCATTATTCGGGGAGTGCGGGACGCTGCTACCAAGTACTGCGGGAATGTCCGACCCTGCTCAGATCTTCTCAATATTGACCGTGGTCTTAAACTCTTCAATT ACACACTGAGGTCAACAGATGCCAATCAAAACAGATTCTTCCAAAACAACGGAGAAGCTGCCCCCTTCTACCAGAGATACAAGATTGTCCGCATTGCTAATGGCACATACCAAGAT GCGATGACATACATCACAGAGAGGAATGGAAATACTGGTTTCTCTGGCCAGTACACATTCCCTGTCAACTCTGGATGCAATGAGGACCCATGCCGTGTCTGCGGTGAGACCCTGGACACAACTGTGGCCCCTCTGTCAAGCTCAACCACACCCATGCCCGACAGCATTAACTACCTCGCACACAAGGATGCTTTCTACAAGGCTCTGTATGGTGAAATCATGTCTGACTTCAGGGAACCCATTCTCACAAAAGCATTCAAGATGAACCAGGAAATCACTGGTGTCTGGGGCCGCTCTGAGATGCAGGAAAGGCTTCCCGGGGAAGACAAGACTAGATTTGAAATCGGACAGGACTGGATCATTGCTCTTGGTGTTTGCGCTGGACTTGGCATTGTTTGTGTGCTTGTTTTCGAAATCTACATTCTGTACAAGTTGATGGGCACAAAGATGGGCAACCATTGGAGAACCATGTGGCTTGGGCAGCTTCTGCTGCTGGGAATTTTCTTGTCTTTCCTTGTTTGTTTTGCCTATTTGCCAACACCGAACAAGGCTACCTGTGGCATTACACGTTTTGGTGTAGGTCTTGCTTACAGTATCTGTTTTGCTGTTCTGTTGGTGAAGTTAATGGTTCTGCTCACATCTAAAACCACTGCCGATACTCTGCTCCCAGGTGATGTTGATTCTCCAAACTACCTCCGCGGTATTTACCAGTTCCTcatgtttatgttcattgttGGTGTCCAGGTTGTCATTGGTGCCATGTGGCTCATCTTGATTCCACCAGAGGCTGTCAAGGTCACCAGTAACAATGGTGACATGGTCTGGATTTGTAATCACTATACCTGGACCTTGGAAAATGAATTTGGTTGGTCGAACATGACCACTTTTGTTCGTACAAATTTTGAGAATCATCTCATTTCTCTTACCTATATTATGTTCCTAATCCTCCTTACTGTAGTAATTGCTATGAAGTCCCATGGTATAATCACCAATCATAGGGAGAGCGTGTTTATTGGAATTTCTGCCGGGTTCTCCGTGCCAGTCTGGATTGCCTGGGGCCTGGTTGGAAGTCTTAACAAGGACCACCAGTATGCCCAGGAGTTCTCTGATGCATGTGAGGCATTTGGCCTTCTCATCACTGCAGCAATCATACTGTTTTCCATGTTCCTGCCGAAGGTACGGCAGCTTGTCAACATGGGTGTGGAGGGCATCTATCTCGAGGATGATCGTGACACCTACTATGCTGGTTCAGTTGTGATGGCGCCACCAAGCTACAAGAGCAGGCCAAGCTCAGTAGTGTATGTCAACGGAAATGGCTACAACGAGCCCGTTGTCCTTGGAGAGTCCA ATGCTGTCCACTTGAAGCACCCAGGAAGCACATACAGTGCACCAGTCTATGTAAAGCGCCCTGGAGACTCAATTAGCCGGGGCAGTGGGAAAGTTTTGAGGATGACTGGAGACCTGACGGGAAAACACCCACGGGAAAACAGGAAGTCCACCTCGGAGGCCGGATATGTGTACACTGGCTCAGGATACGGGGGTACCATGAGGAAGTCACGATCCGAGAGTGGCGGGGGCACACTTAGAC GTGCCCATTCCACCCAGGATCTAGGAGCTCTGTGA
- the LOC128232702 gene encoding uncharacterized protein LOC128232702, which translates to MDHILTHVAFVVLLLVSMTNTQEIPTKSKQASTFDFMPGSSPVKPNLVLAMCQQQATKKTLDIPRQGKSADDINAWCSEYDGVLPCLSRTLPSAIGPNDTFLQLIFNETQAFRISRSLCKRFAFRSNDVGLPDLPSMSNLTCVEARRPAVARCLEDSSQFAVEKYYKLFSGPRNTLPPDNRKMASIYACIISVATAGCYHRELNGHCAVAQWRLLFDYHIMLAGKCRDIAGVPETTTLPLMKTTPTLEVTNRMDVQADTPGIQLPESTPTSDQTSLQTTGKMSNVTPKTSDGDSGSGSSEVWRRKDGGPGNSVLGHSPSLFILPVMLTLCTVVL; encoded by the exons ATGG ATCATATTTTGACACATGTGGCCTTCGTGGTTCTGCTCCTCGTTTCCATGACAAACACTCAAGAAATCCCGACTAAGTCCAAACAGGCAAGCACCTTCGATTTTATGCCCGGCTCCTCCCCGGTCAAACCGAACCTTGTCCTGGCAATGTGCCAACAGCAGGCCACCAAGAAGACCCTGGACATACCCCGACAGGGAAAGAGCGCGGACGACATCAACGCTTGGTGCTC TGAGTACGATGGTGTGTTGCCGTGCTTGAGCCGAACGCTGCCCTCCGCCATAGGTCCCAACGACACGTTCCTGCAGCTGATCTTCAACGAGACCCAGGCCTTCCGCATATCCCGCAGCCTCTGCAAGAGGTTCGCCTTCAGAT CTAACGATGTGGGGCTTCCTGATCTTCCATCCATGTCTAACCTGACGTGTGTGGAGGCCCGGCGGCCGGCGGTGGCCCGCTGCCTGGAGGACAGCAGCCAGTTCGCCGTCGAAAAGTACTACAAGCTATTCTCCGGCCCACGAAACACACTTCCGCCAGACAACAGGAAAATGGCTTCAATATACGCCtgcat CATATCCGTGGCAACGGCTGGCTGCTACCACCGAGAGCTGAATGGCCACTGCGCGGTGGCCCAGTGGCGGCTGCTGTTCGACTACCACATCATGCTGGCCGGCAAGTGTCGCGATATCGCCGGCGTCCCGGAAACAACCACACTTCCTC TCATGAAAACAACGCCGACACTGGAAGTAACGAATCGCATGGATGTACAAGCAGATACTCCTGGAATACAATTACCAGAAAGTACACCAACGTCAGACCAGACATCTTTACAGACGACGGGAAAAATGTCCAACGTGACGCCGAAAACGTCGGACGGGGACAGCGGTAGTGGGTCATCAGAAGTATGGAGGAGGAAAGATGGGGGACCGGGCAATAGCGTGCTGGGACACTCCCCTTCCCTTTTCATTTTACCAGTGATGTTGACATTGTGCACCGTTGTCTTATAA